In the Variovorax sp. S12S4 genome, one interval contains:
- a CDS encoding TonB-dependent receptor: MSSSSSFLRASLRPTAAATLLAIHALAATAQTAAPAEAAGTLGTVTVEASADASAEGLTKPYAGGQVARGGRVGILGTQDMMSTPFSSTNYTNELIQDQQAKSVADVLLNDPSVRQARGFGNFQELYVVRGFPVYSDDVAYNGLYGMLPRQYIASEFFERVEVFRGANTFLNGAAPGGSGIGGAINLLPKRASNEPITRVGFGVQTGGQGYVNLDLARRFGPDDSLGVRVNAVRREGGTGVHKESQQLSAFAVGLDWRNRNVRLSADFGYQDYDLKDGRPSLTPSSTLPIPSAPDASTNFAQPWTYSKEKDKFATFRGEVDITDNITAWAAGGVRRSDEDNVLANPTLADAFGNTSGTRFSNTRKDRIGTAEIGVRGNFVTGPVKHTVVASAATYSNDRDNAYTISRDRIRNNIYAPYASPFPVANSFTGNTLEDPRLTDKIETSSVAVADTMSFMDDRLLVTLGVRRQTIEQTSFAYNTIKETSTYDKSKTTPVAGIVFKVTPSTSVYANYIEGLVKGNVAPGTVNSRPVTNAGEVFAPYQAKQKEVGVKYDGGTIGASAAFFTTDQPTYQYEGQTYGLYGKQRNQGLEFSVFGQPAKGLRLLGGLTLIDAKQKDTQGGATDGRSAIGVAKQQANLGAEWDVPGVRNLSLNARLLYTSKQYANATNTQQIPGWTRFDIGARYLVDLGNGRALTLRARIDNLFNKSYWASVGGTQGSNYLVLGAPRTFAVSGTIDF, translated from the coding sequence ATGTCTTCTTCCTCCTCTTTCCTGCGCGCCAGCCTGCGCCCGACCGCGGCCGCCACGCTGCTCGCAATTCACGCCCTGGCCGCTACGGCCCAGACCGCCGCGCCGGCTGAAGCCGCCGGCACCCTCGGCACCGTCACCGTCGAAGCCAGCGCCGACGCCTCGGCCGAAGGCCTGACCAAGCCTTACGCCGGCGGCCAGGTGGCGCGCGGCGGGCGCGTCGGCATCCTGGGCACCCAGGACATGATGAGCACGCCGTTCTCGAGCACCAACTACACCAACGAGCTCATCCAGGACCAGCAGGCGAAGAGCGTTGCCGACGTGCTGCTCAACGACCCGTCGGTGCGCCAGGCGCGCGGCTTCGGCAACTTCCAGGAGCTCTACGTGGTGCGCGGCTTCCCCGTGTACTCGGACGACGTCGCCTACAACGGCCTGTACGGCATGCTGCCGCGCCAGTACATCGCTTCTGAATTCTTCGAGCGCGTGGAAGTGTTCCGCGGCGCCAACACCTTCCTGAACGGCGCGGCGCCCGGCGGCAGCGGCATCGGCGGTGCGATCAACCTGCTGCCCAAGCGCGCGTCCAACGAGCCGATCACGCGCGTCGGCTTCGGCGTGCAGACCGGCGGACAGGGCTACGTGAACCTCGACCTGGCGCGGCGCTTCGGCCCCGACGACAGCCTGGGCGTTCGCGTGAACGCCGTGCGCCGCGAAGGCGGCACCGGCGTCCATAAAGAGAGCCAGCAGCTCAGCGCCTTTGCCGTCGGCCTGGACTGGCGCAACCGCAACGTGCGCCTGTCGGCCGACTTCGGCTACCAGGACTACGACCTGAAGGACGGCCGCCCGAGCCTCACGCCCTCGTCGACGCTGCCGATCCCCAGCGCGCCCGACGCCAGCACCAACTTTGCGCAGCCCTGGACCTACTCGAAGGAAAAGGACAAGTTCGCCACCTTCCGCGGTGAAGTCGACATCACCGACAACATCACGGCCTGGGCCGCGGGCGGCGTACGCCGCAGCGACGAAGACAACGTGCTGGCGAACCCGACGCTCGCCGACGCGTTCGGCAACACCAGCGGCACGCGTTTCAGCAACACGCGCAAGGACCGCATCGGCACCGCCGAGATCGGTGTGCGCGGCAATTTCGTGACCGGGCCGGTGAAGCACACCGTGGTGGCTTCGGCCGCCACATACAGCAACGACCGCGACAACGCCTACACGATCTCGCGCGACCGGATCCGCAACAACATCTACGCGCCGTACGCGTCGCCGTTCCCGGTGGCCAACAGCTTCACCGGCAACACGCTGGAAGACCCGCGATTGACCGACAAGATCGAGACCTCGAGCGTTGCGGTGGCCGACACCATGTCCTTCATGGACGACCGCCTGCTGGTCACGCTCGGCGTGCGTCGCCAGACCATCGAGCAGACCAGCTTCGCCTACAACACGATCAAGGAAACGAGCACCTACGACAAGAGCAAGACCACGCCGGTGGCCGGCATCGTGTTCAAGGTCACGCCGAGCACCTCGGTCTACGCGAACTACATCGAAGGCCTCGTCAAGGGCAACGTGGCGCCCGGCACGGTCAACAGCCGTCCGGTCACCAACGCCGGCGAGGTGTTCGCGCCCTACCAGGCCAAGCAGAAGGAAGTCGGCGTCAAGTACGACGGAGGCACCATCGGTGCGAGCGCTGCCTTCTTCACCACCGACCAGCCGACCTACCAGTACGAGGGCCAGACCTACGGCCTCTACGGCAAGCAGCGCAACCAGGGCCTCGAATTCTCGGTGTTCGGCCAGCCTGCCAAGGGCCTGCGCCTGCTGGGCGGCCTGACGCTGATCGACGCCAAGCAGAAGGACACGCAAGGCGGCGCCACCGATGGCCGCTCGGCCATCGGCGTGGCCAAGCAGCAAGCCAACCTGGGCGCGGAGTGGGACGTGCCGGGTGTGCGCAACCTGTCGCTGAACGCGCGTTTGCTCTACACCTCCAAGCAGTACGCCAACGCCACCAACACGCAGCAGATTCCGGGCTGGACGCGCTTCGACATCGGCGCACGCTACTTGGTCGACCTGGGCAACGGCCGCGCGCTCACGCTGCGCGCGCGCATCGACAACCTGTTCAACAAGTCGTACTGGGCGTCGGTGGGCGGCACGCAAGGCTCCAACTACCTGGTCCTCGGCGCACCGCGCACCTTTGCGGTGAGCGGCACCATCGACTTCTGA
- a CDS encoding class II glutamine amidotransferase, with translation MCQLLGMNCNTPTDVTFSFTGFAQRGGRTDHHADGWGIAFFEDRGLRHFVDHMPASESPVAELIRRYPIQSRNVIAHIRKATQGAINLQNCHPFVRELWGRYWVFAHNGDLKDFRPRLHGNFHPVGNTDSEHAFCWLMQELAKSHAGVPSIEELTLTLRELAPQLARHGTFNFMLSNGQALWAHASTNLWYVERRHPFVTAQLADEDLEIDFARHTTPNDRVAVVVTAPLTSNESWTPFVPGELHVFVDGQRFGH, from the coding sequence ATGTGCCAACTGCTCGGAATGAACTGCAACACGCCCACGGACGTGACCTTCAGCTTTACGGGCTTTGCCCAGCGCGGCGGCCGCACCGACCACCACGCCGACGGCTGGGGCATCGCCTTCTTCGAAGACCGGGGGCTGCGGCACTTCGTCGATCACATGCCGGCGAGCGAATCGCCCGTGGCGGAGCTGATCCGGCGCTACCCCATTCAAAGCCGCAACGTCATTGCGCACATTCGCAAGGCCACGCAGGGCGCCATCAACCTGCAGAACTGCCACCCTTTCGTGCGCGAACTGTGGGGCCGCTACTGGGTGTTTGCCCACAACGGCGACCTGAAGGACTTTCGGCCGCGCCTGCACGGCAACTTTCACCCGGTGGGCAACACCGACAGCGAGCACGCCTTCTGCTGGCTCATGCAGGAGCTGGCCAAGTCGCATGCGGGCGTGCCGAGCATCGAGGAGCTCACGCTCACGCTGCGCGAACTGGCGCCGCAGCTTGCGCGCCACGGCACCTTCAACTTCATGCTCTCGAACGGCCAGGCGCTCTGGGCCCATGCCTCCACCAACCTCTGGTACGTGGAACGCCGCCACCCCTTCGTCACCGCGCAGCTCGCGGACGAAGACCTCGAGATCGACTTTGCGCGGCACACCACGCCCAACGACCGCGTGGCGGTGGTGGTGACCGCGCCGCTCACCAGCAACGAAAGCTGGACGCCCTTCGTGCCGGGCGAGCTGCACGTGTTCGTGGACGGGCAGCGCTTCGGGCACTGA